In one Salipiger abyssi genomic region, the following are encoded:
- the holA gene encoding DNA polymerase III subunit delta, giving the protein MKLTGRDAQAFFRKPDPTRAGVLLYGEDAMRVAHRRQEVIAALVGPEGEAEMRLTRISGAELRRDPAMLLDAIKAQGFFPGPRVAFVEEAGDGLADIVSRALEDWREGDAQVIVTAGQLAARSKLRKLFEGHRNALAIGIYSDPPGREEIEAALSKAGLEQVDRAAFDALEALGRALEPGDFRQVLEKLALYKLDDPAPLTPEEVAACAPASIEAELDDVLNVVAEGRSAEIGPLVQRLEGQGVTPVTLLIMAMRHFRVLYALASSPGGPQAGLQKLRPPLFGPRRDRMLRQAQGWSADRLEAALGMLMDTDLSIRSAGQRAPAMALVERGFVRLAWLRNRR; this is encoded by the coding sequence ATGAAGCTGACGGGCCGCGACGCACAGGCCTTTTTCCGCAAGCCGGATCCGACGCGCGCCGGCGTGCTGCTCTATGGCGAGGACGCGATGCGCGTGGCGCATCGCCGGCAGGAGGTCATCGCCGCGCTGGTCGGCCCCGAGGGCGAGGCCGAGATGCGGCTCACCCGGATTTCCGGCGCCGAGCTGCGCCGCGATCCGGCCATGCTGCTCGACGCGATCAAGGCGCAGGGGTTTTTCCCCGGCCCGCGCGTGGCCTTTGTCGAGGAGGCGGGCGACGGGCTCGCCGATATCGTCTCGCGCGCGCTGGAGGACTGGCGCGAGGGCGATGCGCAGGTGATCGTGACCGCCGGGCAGCTTGCGGCGAGATCGAAGCTGCGCAAGCTCTTCGAGGGGCATCGCAACGCGCTCGCCATCGGCATCTATTCCGACCCGCCGGGCCGCGAGGAGATCGAGGCGGCGCTGAGCAAGGCCGGGCTGGAACAGGTCGACCGCGCCGCCTTCGACGCGCTGGAGGCGCTGGGAAGGGCGCTGGAGCCGGGCGATTTCCGGCAGGTTCTGGAAAAGCTGGCGCTCTACAAGCTCGACGACCCGGCGCCGCTGACGCCCGAAGAGGTCGCCGCCTGCGCCCCAGCCTCCATCGAGGCCGAGCTCGACGACGTTCTGAACGTGGTGGCCGAGGGCCGCAGCGCCGAGATCGGTCCGCTGGTGCAGCGCCTCGAAGGTCAGGGCGTCACGCCAGTCACGCTGCTGATCATGGCGATGCGGCACTTCCGGGTGCTTTACGCGTTGGCCTCGTCTCCGGGCGGGCCGCAGGCGGGGCTGCAAAAGCTGCGTCCGCCGCTTTTCGGTCCGCGCCGCGACCGCATGCTGCGACAGGCGCAAGGCTGGTCCGCCGACCGGTTGGAGGCGGCGCTGGGAATGCTCATGGACACCGACCTGTCGATCCGCTCGGCGGGGCAGCGGGCGCCGGCCATGGCGCTGGTCGAGCGCGGTTTCGTCCGGCTGGCCTGGCTGCGCAACCGGCGATAG
- the lptE gene encoding LPS assembly lipoprotein LptE — MWLPDRRTLLLSLAALAGCGFTPVYGPQGGGGALLNAVALSEPDDRYDYDFNARFEERLGRGAGPYALDVTISTGVTGLGSLADGQTTRYRLTGRADYVLSPAGSEEALIAGRTDAFTSYSATGSTAATQAAERDAKRRLMVILADQVIDRLLLDADALPQ; from the coding sequence ATGTGGTTGCCTGATCGCAGAACCCTGCTTCTCTCGCTCGCAGCCCTCGCCGGCTGCGGCTTCACCCCGGTCTACGGGCCGCAGGGCGGTGGCGGCGCGTTGCTGAACGCGGTGGCACTGTCCGAGCCCGACGACCGCTACGACTATGATTTCAACGCCCGCTTCGAAGAGCGGCTGGGCCGTGGTGCCGGGCCCTATGCGCTGGATGTGACCATTTCCACCGGGGTGACCGGGCTCGGCTCGCTCGCCGACGGGCAGACAACGCGCTACCGGCTGACCGGCCGCGCCGATTACGTGCTGAGCCCCGCAGGCAGCGAAGAGGCGCTGATTGCCGGGCGCACCGATGCCTTCACCTCCTACTCCGCCACCGGCTCCACCGCCGCCACCCAGGCCGCCGAGCGCGACGCCAAGCGGCGGCTGATGGTGATTCTCGCCGATCAGGTGATCGACCGGCTGCTGCTCGACGCGGATGCGCTGCCGCAATGA
- the leuS gene encoding leucine--tRNA ligase, translating into MSRYDPASIEPKWQAAWDKALTFKATRTAGKPKYYVLEMFPYPSGRIHIGHVRNYTMGDVIARYKKQNGFNVLHPMGFDAFGMPAENAAMASGGHPKDWTYSNIDTMVEQMKPLGFGLDWSRMFATCDPEYYGQQQALFLDFLHAGLVYRKNAVVNWDPVDMTVLANEQVENGRGWRSGALVERKELTQWFFKISDFSGELLDALDGLDDWPAKVKLMQANWIGRSRGLQFAFSTVDAPDGFDRIEVYTTRPDTLMGASFVGISPDHPLAKHLERDNAEVAEFVAECRRMGTSEEELEKAEKRGLNTGITVRHPFDTAVELPVYIANFILMDYGTGAIFGCPGHDARDHEFATKYGLPIVDTFLPLDGDHDIQAAPFVPAKTEAVRYTRLIAGEVEQTGEDAVNAAVDFCEANGVGHGVTKYRLRDWGLSRQRYWGCPIPVVHCESCGVVPEKKENLPIQLPYDEGGKPIDFSVPGNPLDRHPSWRDCACPQCGAPAKRETDTMDTFVDSSWYFARFTAPDAETPTVMEEAEYWMNVDQYIGGIEHAILHLLYSRFFARAMYITGHLPEKCKEPFNALFTQGMVTHAIYQTKDAKGRPVYHYPEAVELRDGKGYLEDGTEVEIVPSAKMSKSKNNVVDPVAIIGQYGADTARWFVLSDSPPERDVEWTAAGAEAASKHLSRVYRACAEIAEADVPATQEDEAMLREMHKSIHDVTLGIESFGFNAAIARLYAFTNALTKSRAGTAVKREAAKVLAQLMSPMTPHLSEEIWQLLGGEGLIADAPWPVADEAMLVEDTVTLPIQVNGKRRGELTVPKDMPKEEVEKLVLAHEAVERTLNGAAPKKLIVVPGRIVNVVA; encoded by the coding sequence ATGTCGCGTTACGACCCCGCTTCGATCGAGCCGAAATGGCAGGCCGCCTGGGACAAGGCCCTGACCTTCAAGGCCACCCGCACCGCCGGCAAGCCGAAATACTACGTGCTCGAGATGTTCCCCTACCCGTCCGGGCGCATCCATATCGGCCATGTGCGCAACTACACGATGGGCGACGTGATCGCGCGTTATAAAAAGCAGAACGGCTTCAACGTGCTGCACCCGATGGGGTTCGACGCCTTCGGCATGCCCGCCGAAAACGCCGCCATGGCCTCGGGCGGTCACCCCAAGGACTGGACCTATTCCAATATCGACACCATGGTCGAGCAGATGAAGCCGCTGGGCTTCGGGCTCGACTGGTCGCGCATGTTCGCCACCTGCGACCCGGAGTATTACGGTCAGCAGCAGGCGCTGTTCCTCGATTTCCTGCATGCCGGGCTGGTCTACCGCAAGAACGCCGTGGTGAACTGGGATCCGGTCGATATGACCGTGCTGGCCAACGAACAGGTCGAGAACGGGCGCGGCTGGCGCTCGGGCGCGCTGGTCGAGCGCAAGGAACTCACCCAGTGGTTCTTCAAGATCTCGGATTTCTCGGGCGAGCTGCTCGATGCGCTCGACGGGCTCGACGACTGGCCGGCCAAGGTCAAGCTGATGCAGGCCAACTGGATCGGCCGCTCGCGCGGGCTGCAATTCGCCTTCTCCACCGTCGACGCGCCGGACGGGTTCGACCGGATCGAGGTCTACACCACCCGCCCCGACACGCTGATGGGCGCGAGCTTTGTCGGCATCTCGCCCGACCATCCGCTGGCGAAACATCTTGAGCGCGACAACGCGGAAGTGGCGGAGTTCGTCGCCGAATGCCGCCGTATGGGCACGTCGGAGGAAGAGCTGGAGAAGGCCGAGAAGCGCGGTCTCAACACCGGCATCACCGTGCGCCACCCGTTCGACACGGCGGTCGAGCTGCCGGTCTATATCGCGAACTTCATCCTGATGGATTACGGCACCGGTGCGATTTTCGGCTGCCCCGGCCACGATGCGCGCGACCATGAATTCGCGACGAAATACGGCCTGCCCATCGTCGACACCTTCCTGCCGCTCGACGGCGATCACGACATCCAGGCCGCGCCCTTCGTGCCGGCCAAGACCGAAGCGGTGCGCTATACCCGCCTGATCGCCGGCGAGGTCGAGCAGACCGGTGAGGACGCAGTTAATGCGGCGGTGGATTTCTGCGAAGCCAATGGCGTCGGTCACGGCGTCACCAAATACCGCCTGCGCGACTGGGGCCTGTCGCGGCAGCGCTACTGGGGCTGCCCGATCCCGGTGGTGCATTGCGAAAGCTGCGGCGTGGTGCCGGAGAAGAAAGAAAACCTCCCCATCCAGCTCCCCTATGACGAGGGCGGCAAGCCCATCGACTTCTCGGTGCCCGGTAACCCGCTCGACCGGCACCCGAGCTGGCGCGACTGCGCCTGCCCGCAATGCGGCGCGCCGGCCAAGCGCGAGACCGACACGATGGACACCTTCGTGGACTCGAGCTGGTATTTCGCCCGCTTCACCGCGCCGGACGCCGAGACGCCCACCGTCATGGAAGAGGCCGAATACTGGATGAATGTCGACCAGTATATCGGCGGCATCGAACACGCGATCTTGCACCTGCTCTATTCGCGCTTCTTCGCACGCGCCATGTACATCACCGGCCACCTGCCGGAGAAATGCAAGGAGCCGTTCAACGCGCTCTTCACCCAGGGCATGGTGACCCACGCGATCTACCAGACCAAGGATGCCAAGGGCCGCCCGGTCTATCACTATCCCGAGGCGGTCGAGCTGCGGGACGGCAAGGGCTATCTGGAGGACGGCACCGAGGTGGAGATCGTCCCCTCGGCCAAGATGTCGAAATCCAAGAACAACGTGGTCGATCCGGTGGCGATCATCGGCCAGTACGGCGCCGATACCGCGCGCTGGTTCGTGCTGAGCGACAGCCCGCCCGAGCGCGACGTGGAATGGACCGCCGCCGGCGCCGAGGCCGCCAGCAAGCACCTCTCGCGCGTCTATCGCGCCTGCGCCGAGATCGCCGAGGCCGATGTGCCCGCGACGCAAGAGGACGAGGCGATGCTGCGGGAGATGCACAAGAGCATCCACGACGTGACGCTGGGCATCGAAAGCTTCGGCTTCAACGCTGCCATCGCGCGGCTCTACGCCTTCACCAACGCGCTGACCAAATCGCGCGCCGGTACGGCGGTGAAGCGCGAGGCGGCAAAGGTTCTGGCGCAACTCATGTCGCCGATGACGCCGCACCTCTCCGAAGAGATCTGGCAGTTGCTGGGCGGCGAGGGGCTGATTGCCGATGCGCCCTGGCCGGTGGCCGACGAGGCCATGCTCGTCGAGGATACGGTGACCCTGCCGATCCAGGTCAATGGCAAGCGGCGCGGCGAACTGACCGTGCCCAAGGACATGCCCAAGGAAGAGGTTGAAAAACTGGTGCTGGCGCATGAAGCTGTGGAGCGGACCCTGAACGGGGCCGCACCGAAAAAGCTGATCGTCGTACCGGGCCGGATCGTCAATGTGGTTGCCTGA